The Pyrus communis chromosome 12, drPyrComm1.1, whole genome shotgun sequence genomic sequence gagGGGAGGTTCTCGGGCAGGGGTAGAGGGTGTTCCCCGGGCGAGGAAGAGGGCGGGGGAATCAGCTATAcccactttttgtttttgtggtcCTACTAATTTGGTTTTGATGGAAAACCCACAAAAATGGTTGGACCTAGAGAGAAAGGCATGAAGAAGGTGGAGATACAAATCACAAACAGGAGTAACAGAGTTTaaagaaaaaagtaaaagaaagagTGGGATCACTTTTAAGCTAAATTTACTATTAAACTACactataaatttaaattataacttttgaTCACGAAGTTATTTTCTGAATAACTTTATCCAATTAAGCTTTTAAAAACACTAATAAATCGTATTATGATAATTATTTTTgcctttttacttttttagcTTTCTCATAGACTTTGACCAAATCTACTTCTCTGCAACATTTCAAATCCCACTTGAATTCCCTTCCAATTTACACAAGAGCAAAACAAGTACTTCGTTCACTTTTAAATCCCACATAATCTCAAATTATGGTAACCAAATCAAAATCcttacaaaattataatttgtaattacaaaggaaattgttattagaactttaaaaattttatttggcactctaaactttctataattagaaatatGCATTTGTAAGaaatgtagaatgaaatttttgaaatgctaaaacaattcaCATTACAAATTGGAAATACAAATACATCATTCCTTCCTCTTCGCACGTGCCACCCTCTCTTCGCACGTGCCAACCAGCCTTCAAATTCCTCTTCAAATACAGGGATATCTCCCACGCTTCCAACCCAACACTCTCTAAACTCCAACCcgtctctccctccctccctctctctcgctctccgTCGGTGAGAAGCAGCTGCAGCCATGGCGCAGTACAGCAAGGTCGCCCCGACCCCTCTGCTGAAAGACGAGCTCGACATCGTCATCCCCACCATCCGAAACCTCGATTTCCTCGAGATGTGGAGGCCCTTCTTCCAGCAGTACCACCTCATCATCGTCCAGGACGGCGACCCGTCGAAGGTGATCAAGGTCCCGGAGGGCTTCGACTACGAGCTCTACAACCGCAACGACATCAACCGGATTCTGGGTCCCAAGGCGTCCTGCATCTCCTTCAAGGACTCTGCTTGCAGATGCTTCGGCTACATGGTCTCCAAGAAGAAGTACATCTTCACCATCGACGACGATTGCTTTGTAAGTATCGCTTTTGGGTTTCGAAAACTTGGGATCTTAATTGGGGCTGTTTTGGATGTGGGATTTGATTTTTGAGTTGAAAAGGTTGGATCTTGGTGGGTTTTGGGAAGTGGGTTTTGTTAGGGTTTTCGAAATCTTGTTGTTCAATTGAATTTCGATTCGACTCGAATTGATTAGTTTGTGATGAAATTCTGTTGCTTTTGTTGTTTAGATCTGTTTCTGCTGCTAATGTTTGACTTACCCTCATCGTTTACTTTTGTTAATGAACTTTACTTGCTTTGATCTCTGTTTCTTTCGAGTCATATTTTAATATCATAGTTGCCTTTGGTTTGATCCGTTTCTTACCATGAGTTCTTTCCGTTAGTGTACTTAAAGTCTTGTGTAGAGATGTTGTTTGTTAGTCATTGTCTTCTGATCCGGTTTCGGTGATAGCATGAATTATATAATTGCAATTCTATGATATCGAAGCTTTTGAAAGATTTGTATTGTTTTCGTAAATCTTAGGTTCAGCACTAAGCTAATTGATATACTGTTTACTACATTCACAGATCTCCACCTTGCACTCGAGTCTGTTCGAATTATTGTTAGATTTACACCTAAAAGTTTCGGCCCGTAAATATTGATTAAGATTAAAACGTTTAATTTCGGTTTCGTGTATTCGTAGTTTGAGTAGCTGGTGTTGTGTATTTGGAACTGTTGCTGGAATTAGCAATGTTATGGTGGTGCTAATGTGTTTCAGATTTGATCGATATCCTTACAATTCTTGTGAAATTGAGGTGTTATAACTTAAGTATGGTACTCTTTGTGAAAATGCAGGTTGCCAAAGATCCTTCTGGCAAAGATATCAATGCACTTGAGCAGCATATCAAGAACCTTCTGTCTCCGTCAACTCCATTTTTCTTCAACACCCTGTACGACCCATACCGTGAAGGTGCAGATTTCGTTCGTGGATACCCCTTCAGTCTACGTGAAGGTATCCCAACCGCTGTTTCTCACGGCCTTTGGCTCAACATTCCGGATTATGATGCTCCCACCCAGCTTGTTAAGCCCCTAGAGAGAAACACCAGGTACATTGTTCCACCATTTTCCATCCACCGGAAATTGTGTATATGAGTTTATAAAGTACTTGCTGACTATAATGTCTCTGTGTTTTCAGGTTTGTGGATGCAGTCCTGACCATTCCCAAGGGAACTCTTTTCCCCATGTGCGGCATGAATCTGGCATTCAACCGTGATTTGATTGGACCTGCTATGTACTTCGGACTCATGGGTGATGGTCAGCCAATCGGGCGCTACGACGACATGTGGGCTGGCTGGTGCATGAAGGTATCTCTCAAAATATCTTTAAAGTCTGTTCGTCTGTATTGTCCTTTGTTATTACATTGCAATGATTTCGAAATTAAAACACCACGCCAtgtgtttttgaattttagtgGCTCACATGAGTTGTCATTGTTGGATTTATAGGTTATTTGTGACCACTTGGGGTTGGGAGTGAAGACAGGATTGCCCTACATCTGGCATAGCAAGGCAAGCAACCCATTTGTGAACCTTAAGAAGGAATACAAAGGAATCTACTGGCAAGAGGAGTTGATCCCGTTTTTCCAGTCCGCCACCCTCCCAAAGGATTGCACCACCGTTCAGGGCTGCTACCTTGAACTCTCCAAGCAAGTCAAGGCCAAACTCGGCAAGGTCGATGAGTACTTCGTCAAGCTTGCAGATGCCATGGTCACATGGGTCGAAGCATGGGATGAGTTGAACCCAGTCGAAGGAAAGGCTGTTGAGGCTAACAAAGTTGTTGCGAAATAGGTTTATTTCTGTTGACATTATCATTGCTTTCGATAGTCAGTCATAGGGCTTGTTTGTAATCTGATCGTCATTTTTTCCCCGAGCTCTTGGTTTCGAGCTGCGGGAGTATTTATTTGGCGGATCGGAGAAGATGTTTTCTTATTTATCTCAGTTCTATGAGCTTAGAACAATAATATGATGACGAATATGTATTTCTATTACAATTTAAAGTGTTAGCTTATTTATTCGATTCAACGATGACTTAGTGACAGTTTTGTTTGTTGTACTGTTTGTTTTCTCTCTCTCGTTCTATTCGATTCAATCTAGGGTAATTGGTCGGGACAGTATGTCCGTCTTATTGCACAACCAAATTTGAATCTCCCTCCTtgtaaattagaataagttcGTTTCTTTCGTTTGCCGACTTTTCGAGCATCTTTCCCGGCATCTAAAATAATGGAAGCTTGGTGGGGATGCCAAAGAATGAGTTGGCACAACGAAGTTTTGGATCTTTGGAACATTAGTCAACATCA encodes the following:
- the LOC137711180 gene encoding probable UDP-arabinopyranose mutase 1, translating into MAQYSKVAPTPLLKDELDIVIPTIRNLDFLEMWRPFFQQYHLIIVQDGDPSKVIKVPEGFDYELYNRNDINRILGPKASCISFKDSACRCFGYMVSKKKYIFTIDDDCFVAKDPSGKDINALEQHIKNLLSPSTPFFFNTLYDPYREGADFVRGYPFSLREGIPTAVSHGLWLNIPDYDAPTQLVKPLERNTRFVDAVLTIPKGTLFPMCGMNLAFNRDLIGPAMYFGLMGDGQPIGRYDDMWAGWCMKVICDHLGLGVKTGLPYIWHSKASNPFVNLKKEYKGIYWQEELIPFFQSATLPKDCTTVQGCYLELSKQVKAKLGKVDEYFVKLADAMVTWVEAWDELNPVEGKAVEANKVVAK